Below is a window of Tolypothrix bouteillei VB521301 DNA.
CTTCAAAAGTAGTAGTACGATTTCGCTTGTAAGTGGTAGTTTGAGCGGTGTCTTACTGCTTTTCGCGGCTTTTGTCCAATTTCAAGGACAAAGTTGGGGAGTGATTTTAGCGTCTGGTATCACTGCCATTTTAGTTGTTTTCTTCGCATTCCGATTAGCTAAAACGCGAAAGTTTATGCCTGCAGGATTGATGATTACCCTAGGTGCATTGGCACTGGCAATTATGGTAAAGCAATTGGCAGCGTTGAAGTGAATTAGGACTCGCTCCGTAAATTTTGATAAGTCCTAAAAACTTTCTATCACCTCGTCACCTCGTTCCCAGGCTGAGCCTGGGAACGAGTGGCAGGCGGAAATTTGTAAAACTTAATATTAATTCAATAGATTTACCGATGCAATACTTTTTCCTCACAAGTTTCTCATATTAATTACCTACATTGGAAGCATAAAAGTAGAGCCCGCGTACAAGTCCCGATAAAGGGCTCGTAGGGTAAGCGAGAGGAATTATGAAAACTATTGTTAATTTAACTTTGGCTGCTATTGTTAGAGAAATTGATGCGGTTCTTGAAACCTATCCCCATCATCCCTATCAAAAAGCTTTTTCGATTCCCGACCTGCGCCAAGAACTGACTGCTCGTGTTCTGAGTCAAATCTCTAATTGCTATGTAGTTGTCGATACTCCTCAAAAACCATCATCCATTAGCCTGAATTCATTGCCTTGTTCTTTGGACGAAAAAGAATGTATTAAAGGCTTAAT
It encodes the following:
- a CDS encoding TMEM14 family protein, with the protein product MTLGIVAALAYGILVIFGGIIGYFKSSSTISLVSGSLSGVLLLFAAFVQFQGQSWGVILASGITAILVVFFAFRLAKTRKFMPAGLMITLGALALAIMVKQLAALK